A genome region from Bufo gargarizans isolate SCDJY-AF-19 chromosome 2, ASM1485885v1, whole genome shotgun sequence includes the following:
- the LOC122925424 gene encoding olfactory receptor 5V1-like: MQEKNMTTVTEFFIVGFQSSHYLRIFLICLILMIYCGTICGNLLIITLVSTSKNLHAPMYFFISQLSITDIFLTANIVPNMLHVLLNNGGTITVISCMTQLYVFGTTEGSECFLLTVMSYDRYVAICNPLLYSSIMTKKRCVTLSAMCWVLGFFLSFIETLFTSKLMFCGPNVIDHFFCDLVPLLKIACSGVYTMELMNYILSFPLLLSPITIIIISYTNIIVTILRFQSRISRQKAFSTCSSHLIVVIIFFVTLLSVYVFPTEGQTLNTSKLLSLLYTVFTPFINPIIYSLRNKEIKKSLQEIFNKCRIWG, from the coding sequence atgcagGAGAAGAACATGACTACGGTCACTGAGTTTTTCATTGTCGGATTTCAAAGCAGCCATTATTTAAGAATTTTCCTAATCTGTCTCATCCTGATGATATATTGTGGGACAATATGTGGGAATCTCCTGATCATCACCCTGGTGTCCACCAGCAAGAACCTCCATGCCCCAATGTACTTCTTCATCTCACAGCTGTCTATTACTGATATCTTCCTAACTGCAAATATTGTGCCCAACATGCTCCACGTCCTACTGAATAATGGGGGGACCATTACCGTTATTAGTTGTATGACACAATTGTATGTTTTTGGTACTACAGAAGGATCTGAATGTTTTCTTCTCACAGTGATgtcttatgacagatatgtggccATCTGTAATCCCCTCCTCTATTCTTCTATCATGACAAAAAAACGCTGTGTGACATTGTCCGCCATGTGTTGGGTGTTaggtttctttttgtcatttattgaaaCCTTATTTACATCAAAGCTGATGTTTTGTGGACCAAATGTCATTGACCATTTCTTCTGTGATCTAGTTCCCTTATTGAAAATTGCCTGTTCTGGGGTGTATACTATGGAGTTAATGAACTATATACTGAGCTTTCCTTTACTACTGAGCCCAATAACAATAATTATCATATCTTATACTAATATTATTGTCACCATCTTGCGGTTTCAGTCCAGAATCAGTAGacagaaagccttctccacctgtaGCTCCCACCTCATTGTGGTCATCATATTCTTTGTTACTCTACTGAGTGTTTACGTTTTCCCAACAGAAGGACAAACCTTGAATACTAGTAAACTCCTAtctctgctgtatactgtatttacTCCATTCATCAACCCCATCATATACAGTCTGAGGAATAAGGAAATCAAAAAATCTCTGCAGGAAATATTCAATAAATGTCGAATTTGGGGTTAA